The proteins below come from a single Chryseobacterium sp. MA9 genomic window:
- a CDS encoding MFS transporter encodes MKIDKRIIPLAIGGLGIGTTEFTVMGLLPDIAKTLQITIPQAGHLISAYAMGVVIGAPILIGYSVKFPPKKVLIAFMILFTIFNGLSAIAPDYNSMLIIRFLSGLPHGAFFGVGTVVASKMAGKGKEAFYISMMFTGLTVANLAMVPLVTYIGHTFHWRLYFAIVAAIGLFAILFLKLWLPAMESNQNTHFMEELKFLKNKQSWLVLAITAIGFGGLFTWLSYITPLMTVVAGIKSSQMAYVMVLAGAGMVVGNLVGGIVSDKLGPEKTCALLIFLMMISLGGVFLLAEHQNIALILTFMCGALSMSIASPINIMMMKAAPKSEMMAAAFMQAGFNIANAMGAFLGGIPLEYGYAFNYPSLVGVGMTFIGLVISIRYMYLYGSATQNEEETVTECVSCDK; translated from the coding sequence ATGAAGATTGATAAAAGAATAATACCACTGGCTATAGGTGGTTTGGGAATAGGAACTACGGAATTTACCGTAATGGGACTGTTGCCGGATATTGCAAAAACATTACAGATCACGATCCCGCAGGCCGGACATTTAATTTCTGCTTATGCTATGGGAGTAGTTATTGGAGCTCCGATTCTGATCGGGTATTCAGTAAAATTTCCTCCGAAGAAAGTTCTGATAGCTTTTATGATCCTTTTTACAATATTTAATGGACTTTCTGCTATCGCTCCCGATTATAACAGTATGCTGATTATCCGTTTTCTGTCTGGGCTTCCTCATGGAGCATTCTTCGGAGTAGGAACAGTAGTAGCTTCAAAAATGGCCGGTAAAGGAAAAGAAGCATTTTATATATCGATGATGTTTACGGGGCTCACGGTCGCCAACCTGGCTATGGTTCCCCTGGTCACCTACATTGGGCATACATTCCACTGGAGACTGTACTTTGCTATCGTAGCTGCCATTGGTCTTTTTGCCATATTATTTCTGAAACTGTGGCTTCCGGCGATGGAATCCAACCAAAATACACACTTCATGGAAGAGCTGAAGTTCCTTAAGAATAAGCAGTCGTGGCTGGTCCTTGCCATTACAGCGATAGGGTTTGGAGGTCTTTTTACATGGTTAAGCTATATTACACCGTTGATGACTGTTGTTGCCGGAATCAAAAGCAGTCAGATGGCTTATGTGATGGTTCTTGCCGGAGCCGGAATGGTAGTTGGAAATCTGGTGGGAGGTATTGTTTCAGATAAATTAGGACCTGAAAAAACCTGCGCTCTCCTCATTTTTCTGATGATGATCTCTCTGGGAGGAGTTTTCCTGCTTGCTGAACATCAGAATATTGCTCTTATACTGACCTTTATGTGTGGTGCTTTGTCTATGTCTATTGCATCACCTATCAATATTATGATGATGAAAGCCGCTCCAAAAAGCGAAATGATGGCTGCTGCTTTTATGCAGGCTGGTTTTAATATTGCCAATGCAATGGGAGCTTTCCTGGGTGGAATTCCTCTGGAATACGGTTACGCATTCAACTATCCATCGCTGGTAGGAGTAGGGATGACTTTTATAGGATTGGTGATAAGTATAAGGTATATGTATCTGTATGGCTCAGCAACTCAAAATGAAGAGGAAACTGTTACAGAATGTGTTTCGTGTGATAAATAA
- a CDS encoding STAS/SEC14 domain-containing protein yields MITIIPEAPENVAAFNATGEVTKEDFERLVIPRVKEKVEQFGELNYLLYLDTDLDNFTMGAWLEDLLLGLKNLTNWNRSAIVTDKEGIRNFTSIFSVLMPGEFKSFPKENLYNALYWCKNGDEVEA; encoded by the coding sequence ATGATAACAATTATTCCAGAAGCCCCGGAAAATGTTGCAGCATTCAATGCAACGGGAGAAGTAACGAAAGAGGATTTTGAAAGACTGGTTATTCCGCGTGTAAAAGAGAAGGTAGAGCAATTCGGTGAACTGAATTATTTATTGTATTTGGATACCGATCTGGATAATTTTACCATGGGAGCATGGCTTGAAGATTTGCTGTTAGGATTGAAAAATCTTACCAACTGGAATCGGTCAGCCATTGTTACTGACAAAGAAGGTATACGTAATTTTACCAGTATTTTCAGTGTTCTGATGCCGGGAGAGTTTAAATCTTTCCCCAAGGAAAATTTATACAATGCCCTCTACTGGTGCAAAAACGGAGATGAAGTGGAGGCATAA
- a CDS encoding FAD-binding oxidoreductase yields MDLKSNEPFWLLKNGLIASYPSLKSNEKCDVLVVGGGITGSVIAHQMIEDGYDTILIDKRELCNGSTSATTSMLQYEIDVPLYELIEKIGEKGAVLSYKACSDAIDSIEKLTKMIKSKAGFKRKKSLYFASKKKDSEWLKKEYKARKQNGCKVQWLEEEHILEKFEFQNTYGGILSEQGASIDAFQFAHELFMHNTKKGLKIFDKTEMVKVEEHKGFNLVTVNSGYKIKAKKIIYCIGYESKNLLKENFVNLKSTYAIVSEIDKDKFKNISSTLVWNTDEPYLYMRTTDDGRILIGGGDEDFYGAEKRDALLNKKEKEILKKLKKIKPDYHFYTDFTWAGTFGETKDGLPYISEHEKFKNSYFVLGFGGNGITFSVTGMEMASLFMKNKKHPLSRYFKFGR; encoded by the coding sequence ATGGATCTCAAATCAAATGAACCTTTCTGGCTTTTGAAAAATGGGTTAATAGCATCTTATCCGTCTTTAAAATCAAATGAAAAATGTGATGTTCTTGTTGTGGGAGGCGGTATTACCGGAAGCGTGATTGCCCATCAAATGATAGAAGACGGGTATGATACAATCCTTATTGATAAAAGAGAGCTTTGTAATGGAAGCACTTCTGCTACGACTTCAATGCTGCAGTACGAAATAGATGTTCCACTCTATGAATTAATAGAAAAAATAGGTGAGAAAGGCGCTGTCCTAAGTTATAAAGCCTGCAGTGATGCGATTGATTCAATAGAAAAACTTACAAAAATGATCAAGTCGAAAGCAGGCTTCAAACGAAAAAAATCATTGTATTTTGCTTCAAAAAAGAAAGATTCGGAATGGCTGAAGAAAGAATATAAAGCCAGAAAACAAAACGGATGTAAAGTACAGTGGCTGGAAGAAGAACATATTCTGGAAAAATTTGAATTTCAGAATACCTACGGTGGAATCTTATCAGAACAGGGAGCAAGTATTGACGCTTTTCAGTTCGCCCATGAGTTGTTTATGCATAATACGAAAAAAGGACTGAAGATATTTGATAAGACTGAAATGGTAAAAGTGGAGGAGCATAAAGGTTTTAATCTGGTTACCGTAAACAGCGGATATAAGATCAAAGCAAAAAAGATCATTTACTGCATTGGTTATGAAAGTAAAAATCTGCTGAAAGAAAACTTTGTTAATCTGAAAAGTACCTATGCGATCGTTTCTGAAATAGACAAAGACAAGTTTAAAAATATCAGCAGTACATTGGTCTGGAATACCGATGAGCCTTATCTCTATATGCGGACTACTGATGATGGAAGAATTCTTATCGGAGGAGGGGACGAGGATTTTTATGGGGCTGAAAAACGGGACGCGCTCCTTAATAAAAAAGAAAAAGAGATCCTTAAAAAGCTAAAGAAAATAAAACCTGATTATCATTTTTATACAGATTTCACATGGGCCGGAACTTTCGGTGAAACGAAGGATGGTTTACCTTATATCAGCGAACATGAAAAGTTTAAAAACTCTTATTTCGTATTAGGCTTCGGAGGAAATGGGATTACTTTTTCAGTAACAGGGATGGAGATGGCTTCTCTATTTATGAAGAACAAAAAACATCCACTGTCAAGGTATTTTAAATTTGGGAGATAA
- a CDS encoding VWA domain-containing protein — translation MTTLKILALAAGTAFLSHGNIPDSRSTQSNVDSHLPVQKTAVVPASSTLKDNKIQVALLLDTSNSMDGLIDQAKSRLWNIVNTLTTLKYNGKAPQIEIALYEYGNDGIRDENYIRQVAPLTQDLDLISEKLFALRTNGGSEYCGAVIRDASVNLNWDSNDKSMKLIYIAGNEAFDQGKINYKDVVSKAKDKNIYTNTIFCGSREEGIQTFWQNGASLGGGKYFNIDSDRKVIYIETPYDIRISEYNAKLNDTYIYYGNHGSEYRLKQITQDKNAESQSASNLVERAVAKSKKNAYKNDHWDLVDKAEKDAGFIANVKESELPAELKGKSKEEIQKMITEKSAARDKIQKEIEDLSKKRQTYIDGEMKKRGTDDSDDLGKAIESSILELAKKNGYSL, via the coding sequence ATGACAACTTTAAAAATCTTAGCACTTGCAGCGGGTACAGCTTTTTTAAGCCACGGTAATATTCCGGACAGCCGCTCTACACAAAGTAATGTTGACAGTCATTTACCAGTACAAAAAACAGCAGTAGTTCCGGCCAGCTCAACCCTAAAGGACAATAAAATTCAGGTCGCTCTTTTACTGGATACTTCCAATAGTATGGACGGGCTGATTGATCAGGCAAAATCCAGGCTCTGGAATATTGTGAATACATTAACAACTTTAAAATACAACGGAAAAGCTCCCCAGATTGAAATTGCCCTGTATGAATATGGAAACGACGGAATCCGTGATGAAAATTACATCCGCCAGGTTGCTCCTCTTACTCAGGATCTTGATCTTATTTCCGAAAAACTATTTGCCTTAAGAACCAATGGCGGCAGTGAATATTGCGGTGCTGTTATTCGTGATGCTTCTGTTAACCTGAACTGGGACAGCAATGATAAAAGTATGAAACTGATTTATATTGCCGGGAATGAAGCATTTGATCAGGGAAAAATAAATTATAAAGATGTTGTTTCAAAAGCAAAGGATAAAAATATTTATACCAATACCATTTTCTGCGGAAGCCGGGAAGAAGGAATCCAGACGTTTTGGCAAAACGGAGCATCATTGGGAGGTGGAAAGTATTTCAATATAGACAGTGACAGAAAAGTAATCTATATTGAAACGCCTTATGATATCAGAATTTCCGAATATAATGCAAAACTGAATGATACGTATATCTATTATGGAAATCACGGTTCAGAATACAGACTAAAGCAGATCACGCAGGATAAAAACGCAGAATCACAATCAGCATCCAACTTAGTGGAAAGAGCCGTTGCCAAATCTAAAAAGAATGCATACAAAAATGATCACTGGGATCTGGTAGATAAAGCGGAAAAGGATGCCGGATTTATTGCCAATGTAAAAGAAAGTGAACTTCCTGCCGAGCTGAAAGGAAAAAGCAAGGAAGAAATTCAAAAAATGATCACGGAAAAATCTGCCGCTCGTGATAAAATTCAGAAAGAAATTGAAGACCTTTCCAAAAAACGTCAGACCTATATTGACGGAGAAATGAAGAAACGTGGGACTGATGATTCTGACGATCTTGGAAAAGCAATTGAGAGTTCTATTCTTGAACTTGCGAAAAAGAATGGGTATAGTTTGTAG
- a CDS encoding SIMPL domain-containing protein, protein MKLKHFLLIGILTLGSFINAQEVKKNAIEVTGVAEMEVEPDEIIFSIGIKADNKNDLADNEKKLFETLKNAGVKNEDIKFKSMYQNIYSKTAKFSKNYQFKASTKSSLSKIFEDLNQKWVSSLNIAEVKSTKIADFRKAVKINALKAAKEKADYLLESMGKKTGNAIEIVEIEDYTSDMIMPAAYKGRVSNIQMEMADAPVDYSFDNIENIKLKYSIKTRYEIL, encoded by the coding sequence ATGAAATTGAAACATTTTTTATTAATCGGAATTTTAACTCTTGGAAGCTTTATAAACGCTCAGGAAGTAAAGAAAAACGCAATTGAAGTAACGGGCGTTGCCGAAATGGAAGTAGAACCGGATGAAATAATCTTCAGCATCGGAATAAAAGCAGATAACAAAAATGATCTGGCGGATAATGAGAAGAAGTTATTTGAAACTTTAAAAAATGCAGGAGTAAAGAACGAAGACATCAAGTTCAAGTCAATGTACCAGAATATTTATTCCAAAACAGCTAAGTTTTCTAAAAACTATCAGTTTAAAGCCAGCACAAAATCAAGTCTGAGCAAAATTTTTGAAGATCTGAATCAAAAATGGGTAAGCAGCCTGAACATTGCAGAGGTAAAGAGTACTAAAATTGCAGATTTCAGAAAAGCAGTTAAGATCAATGCTTTGAAAGCCGCAAAAGAAAAGGCAGATTATTTACTGGAAAGCATGGGTAAAAAGACAGGAAATGCCATTGAAATTGTAGAAATAGAAGACTACACCAGCGATATGATCATGCCGGCAGCTTATAAAGGAAGAGTAAGCAATATCCAGATGGAAATGGCTGATGCTCCGGTAGATTATTCTTTTGATAACATTGAAAACATCAAGCTGAAATACAGCATAAAAACACGATACGAAATTCTTTAA
- a CDS encoding histidine kinase: MKMLKLFTVFLLVLLGNTIYSQTTNNSSAAVEEVQVETKKLKKAMDKRNEPAQADSYYNIGETFFNGGNFPKSEEYYTKAKKLYEKLNDKPNIEKATRRLAQSQEKQNKITPAISNYSMAAQVSYSEKSKAVNSNDAARLSSPTPELKAEAIQNNINLTKKENEQGDLAESYSQLADVNLKQKDVSSAEENLNTAYKISKKEAPQQALAINQKLADLYVENKNFEKAIEAKKKVLKEDFVKENSQEKVNQIQELADIYIKKNDPKEAVDLLKNAYGIALDKGHTLEAQKSVKKLDSLYAISGNIDASVQLYRDFLGKLPNLVSKDRSLVDNKILEDTEQRISQLEKERELKDELIRKKNVFNYSLIGVLILLTGLVIFIFRTLKKVQTKNKKIALQSLRREMNPHFIFNSLNSVNHFIATNNELEANQYLTKFSKLMRGVMENSTEDFIPFQQELDLLQNYLALEKTRFADKFDYEIAVDEALNMQNLQIPGMLIQPFLENAIWHGLRYRTEKGFLKLNFEKNESHLKILIEDNGIGIEESKKQKTQHQKTREGRGMKNTVERIQLLNDLYKKDITCSVKDKENNSGVLVTIQINLS, encoded by the coding sequence ATGAAAATGCTTAAACTCTTTACTGTCTTTTTACTGGTGCTTTTGGGAAATACAATTTATTCCCAAACCACTAATAACAGCAGTGCCGCTGTGGAAGAAGTGCAGGTAGAAACGAAGAAGCTGAAAAAAGCAATGGATAAGAGAAATGAGCCTGCCCAGGCAGATTCTTATTATAATATCGGTGAAACATTTTTTAATGGAGGGAACTTCCCTAAAAGTGAAGAGTATTATACAAAAGCCAAAAAACTGTATGAAAAACTCAATGACAAACCCAATATTGAAAAAGCAACCCGAAGATTAGCCCAGTCACAGGAAAAACAGAATAAAATAACGCCTGCCATCAGCAATTACAGTATGGCAGCACAAGTGAGTTATAGCGAAAAAAGTAAAGCAGTGAATTCTAATGATGCTGCAAGACTTTCTTCTCCTACCCCCGAACTGAAAGCAGAAGCAATTCAGAATAATATCAATCTGACTAAAAAAGAAAATGAACAGGGAGATCTTGCGGAAAGCTATAGCCAGCTGGCTGATGTCAATCTGAAACAGAAAGATGTTTCCAGTGCCGAAGAAAATCTGAATACAGCTTATAAAATCTCTAAAAAAGAAGCTCCGCAGCAAGCTTTGGCCATCAATCAAAAACTTGCAGATCTCTACGTTGAAAACAAAAACTTTGAGAAAGCTATTGAAGCCAAAAAGAAGGTGCTGAAAGAAGACTTTGTAAAAGAAAATTCTCAGGAAAAAGTTAACCAGATCCAGGAGCTTGCAGATATTTATATTAAGAAAAATGATCCGAAAGAAGCAGTGGATCTGTTGAAAAATGCCTACGGAATTGCTTTGGACAAAGGGCATACATTAGAAGCGCAGAAAAGCGTAAAAAAGCTGGACAGTTTGTATGCTATTTCAGGTAATATTGATGCCTCCGTTCAATTGTACAGAGATTTTTTGGGAAAACTACCGAATCTTGTTTCCAAAGACAGAAGTCTTGTTGATAATAAAATTCTGGAAGATACAGAGCAGAGAATTTCACAGCTGGAAAAAGAAAGAGAGCTGAAAGACGAGCTTATCAGAAAGAAAAATGTCTTTAATTACAGCCTGATCGGAGTTTTAATTTTGCTGACCGGATTAGTTATCTTTATTTTCAGAACCCTGAAAAAGGTTCAGACGAAGAATAAAAAGATTGCACTTCAGTCGCTGCGCAGAGAGATGAATCCGCATTTTATTTTTAACAGTTTAAATAGTGTCAACCATTTTATAGCAACCAATAATGAACTGGAGGCCAACCAGTATCTGACAAAATTCTCTAAGCTGATGCGTGGCGTGATGGAGAACTCTACAGAAGATTTTATTCCTTTCCAGCAGGAGCTTGACCTTCTCCAAAATTATCTTGCCCTTGAAAAAACGCGTTTTGCTGATAAATTTGATTACGAGATTGCTGTAGATGAAGCACTTAATATGCAGAATCTGCAGATTCCGGGAATGCTGATACAGCCGTTTCTGGAAAATGCAATATGGCACGGACTCCGCTACAGAACAGAAAAAGGATTTTTAAAATTGAACTTTGAAAAAAATGAATCGCATCTGAAGATTCTTATCGAAGACAACGGAATAGGAATTGAAGAAAGTAAAAAGCAGAAAACCCAGCATCAGAAGACCAGAGAGGGAAGAGGAATGAAGAATACTGTGGAAAGAATTCAGCTTCTCAACGATTTGTATAAAAAAGATATTACCTGCTCTGTAAAAGATAAGGAAAATAATAGTGGCGTTTTGGTGACAATTCAAATCAATCTGAGCTAA
- a CDS encoding LytTR family DNA-binding domain-containing protein: protein MKIKAVIVDDELIAREVLRSYLTKYCPQVEILGEAENIKEAVPLITEKQPQLVFLDVEMPFGNAFDVLEATKDFSYETIFITAFSQYSLQALNKSASYYILKPIDIQELILAVNKVLESLEKKEELNRNKILLENLKLKPEKQQLILPTLQGFDVVKTEDIVRLQADGNFTQVYLTNGSKKMVCRFLKHFDDLLENPFVRVHRSHIINTGFVKSYHKSGTVMLSDDTEIEVSGSFKDNFLKVFS from the coding sequence ATGAAAATAAAAGCTGTAATTGTAGATGATGAACTCATAGCAAGAGAAGTTTTACGAAGCTATCTTACCAAATACTGCCCGCAGGTGGAAATCTTGGGTGAAGCTGAAAATATTAAAGAAGCCGTACCATTGATTACTGAAAAGCAGCCTCAATTGGTTTTTCTCGATGTAGAAATGCCTTTTGGAAATGCTTTTGACGTTCTGGAAGCTACCAAAGATTTCTCCTATGAAACCATTTTCATTACTGCATTTTCACAATACTCTTTGCAGGCATTAAACAAATCGGCAAGTTATTATATTTTAAAACCCATTGATATTCAGGAGCTGATTCTTGCGGTCAATAAAGTGTTGGAAAGCCTTGAGAAAAAAGAAGAGCTCAACCGGAATAAGATTCTGCTTGAAAATCTGAAATTAAAACCTGAAAAGCAGCAGTTGATTCTTCCAACCCTGCAGGGATTTGATGTTGTAAAGACTGAAGATATTGTGAGGCTTCAGGCTGATGGAAACTTTACGCAAGTCTATCTTACCAACGGTTCCAAGAAAATGGTGTGCCGGTTTTTAAAACATTTCGATGACCTGTTGGAAAACCCGTTTGTGAGAGTTCACCGTTCCCATATCATTAATACAGGTTTTGTAAAATCCTACCATAAAAGCGGAACCGTAATGTTGTCTGACGATACTGAAATTGAAGTTTCAGGAAGTTTTAAAGATAATTTCCTGAAAGTATTTTCATAG
- a CDS encoding lipocalin family protein: protein MKTIHKIILPVSLGALGLIVFNSYSVRIPRGAFAVKNFDLKKYLGRWYEIARFDYRFEKNMDNVTAEYTENPDGTVQVRNKGYDYVKKVWNESIGEAKFVKDTTEARLKVSFFKPIWAGYNVIDIDEDYQYALVAGSSLKYLWILSRTPNIPESIRQRFIQKAKKIGYNTDELIWVKHNQ from the coding sequence ATGAAAACCATTCATAAAATTATACTTCCCGTTTCGTTAGGAGCATTGGGGCTTATTGTTTTCAATTCCTATTCTGTAAGAATTCCCAGAGGAGCATTTGCGGTAAAGAATTTTGATCTTAAAAAATATCTTGGCAGATGGTATGAGATAGCCCGTTTTGATTACAGGTTCGAAAAAAACATGGATAATGTTACCGCAGAATATACGGAGAATCCGGATGGAACAGTTCAGGTCAGAAATAAAGGTTATGACTACGTTAAAAAAGTATGGAATGAATCTATTGGTGAAGCAAAATTTGTAAAAGATACCACGGAAGCCCGGCTGAAAGTTTCATTTTTTAAACCAATCTGGGCTGGTTACAACGTTATAGATATTGATGAAGACTATCAATATGCTCTGGTGGCAGGAAGCAGTTTAAAATATTTATGGATTCTTTCTCGCACGCCGAACATTCCTGAAAGCATCCGCCAGCGTTTCATTCAGAAAGCAAAAAAAATCGGTTATAATACCGATGAACTGATCTGGGTGAAGCATAATCAATAA
- a CDS encoding CinA family nicotinamide mononucleotide deamidase-related protein, with the protein MEKAVLITIGDEILSGNTVDTNSNFIAAELKNIGIKVTQILTISDEIETIKEALNVAFEAGDLVITTGGLGPTRDDKTKKALAEYFNDEIALDEVTFNHLKGYMERRGRADILERNREQAFVPTKSIVFQNHYGTAPCMMMEQDGKLCYSLPGVPYEVKPLIKDQIIPYLQQRFSLHYIHTRIVSVVGIPESILADIIEDWELALPENTALSYLPVGTRVKLRLTASGENEELLKQRTEEEIQKLLPLVEGHVIAVSEDKIENILAEMLTERSLTISTAESCTGGELAKMITSVSGSSKYFLGGVVAYATEKKIKILNVSKETVDHFTVVSEEVAQEMAKGCQELFETHISLSTTGVAGPGKGEDGKDIGTVYYTIRINDKAVTSKLYMPHLERVDFMDFVSQKVIQDLVSLLINS; encoded by the coding sequence ATGGAAAAAGCTGTTCTGATTACCATTGGTGATGAAATCCTTTCGGGAAACACGGTAGATACCAATTCTAATTTTATTGCTGCTGAACTTAAAAACATAGGAATAAAAGTTACTCAGATTCTTACAATCTCAGACGAAATTGAAACCATTAAAGAAGCATTGAATGTTGCTTTTGAAGCAGGTGACTTAGTCATTACAACGGGGGGACTTGGGCCAACCAGAGATGACAAAACCAAAAAGGCACTGGCAGAGTATTTTAATGATGAAATTGCTTTGGATGAGGTAACATTCAATCATCTTAAAGGATATATGGAGAGAAGAGGAAGAGCAGATATTCTCGAAAGAAACAGAGAGCAGGCTTTTGTACCTACCAAATCCATCGTTTTTCAGAACCATTACGGAACGGCACCCTGTATGATGATGGAGCAGGACGGAAAGTTGTGCTATAGCCTTCCGGGAGTTCCTTACGAGGTGAAACCGCTTATTAAAGATCAGATTATTCCCTATTTACAGCAAAGATTCAGCCTTCATTATATCCATACAAGAATTGTTTCTGTGGTGGGAATTCCTGAGAGTATCCTTGCAGACATCATTGAAGATTGGGAACTGGCACTTCCGGAAAATACTGCACTGTCTTATCTTCCGGTGGGAACCCGTGTAAAGCTTCGTCTGACGGCTTCCGGTGAGAATGAAGAATTGCTGAAACAAAGAACAGAAGAAGAAATCCAGAAACTGCTTCCTCTGGTAGAAGGCCATGTAATTGCAGTATCTGAAGATAAAATTGAAAATATTCTTGCAGAAATGCTTACAGAAAGGAGCTTGACGATTTCAACTGCAGAGAGTTGTACCGGAGGTGAGCTGGCAAAAATGATCACTTCAGTTTCCGGCAGCTCAAAATATTTCCTTGGCGGAGTGGTGGCTTATGCTACAGAAAAAAAGATTAAAATTTTAAATGTTTCTAAAGAAACCGTAGATCATTTTACTGTGGTAAGTGAAGAGGTTGCTCAGGAAATGGCGAAAGGCTGTCAGGAATTATTTGAAACCCATATATCTCTTTCTACAACAGGCGTGGCTGGCCCGGGAAAAGGAGAAGACGGTAAAGATATAGGGACGGTTTACTATACCATAAGAATTAATGACAAAGCGGTAACGTCCAAATTATACATGCCGCATCTGGAAAGAGTAGATTTCATGGATTTCGTTTCCCAAAAGGTGATTCAGGATCTTGTAAGCCTTCTTATAAACAGTTAG